From Amycolatopsis sp. WQ 127309:
CGCCGACCGCGCACGCGCCCGCGGAGAACACGATCGACGCCGACGCGGTGGTCCTCGCGGTGCCCGCGCCGTCGGCCCGCCGCCTGCTCGCGGACCTGGTGCCCGCGGCGTCGGCGGCGTTCGGCGAGGTCGAGCTGGCGTCGATGGCGGTGGTCGCGCTGGCCCTGCCACCCGGCACGGAGCTGCCCGCGGCGTCGGGAATCCTGATCGGCCAAGGCGAGCGTGACGCGGCGGGCGTGCCGTACGCGGCGAAGGCGTTCACGTTCTCTTCGCGCAAGTGGGCGCACTTCGGCACGGGCCCGGTCCTGGTCCGCGGCTCGGTGGGGCGCTTCGGCGAGCTGGGCGCGTTGCAGGCGGACGACGTCGAGCTGGTCCGGGTGGTCCGCGACGACCTCGCGCGTCTCACGGGCATCACGGCGGAACCGGTGGAAACGCTGGTGACCCGCTGGGGTGGCGGCCTGCCGCAGTACGGCACCGGCCACCTGGAGCGGGTGGAGCGCATCGAGAAGGCGATCGCCGGGATCCCGGGCCTGGCCGTGGCGGGCGCGACCCTGCACGGTGTCGGGCTGCCGGCGTGCGTGGCGACGGCCGAAGCGGCCGCACAGCGGGTGGCCGCGCACCTTTCCGCGTGAGTGCTCTCACGGCTACCCGTGGGGGCGCCCTGCGGGCCTCGGTGACAGGATGGACGTATGGCGCGGGTCAACTTCAGCGAGCTCAACGACACCATCCGGTACACCACCTGGTCGGTCTTCCGGATCGAGCCCGGCAGGCTGGGTGAGGACCGCGGGACCGCCGGTCGCGAGACCACCGAGTACCTCGACGGGCTCGAGGCCAAGGGCGTCGTCGTCCGCGGCGTCTACGACCTTTCCGCGCTGCGGGCCGACGCCGACTACATGATCTGGTGGCACGCCGAGGAGATCGAGCAGGTCCAGGCCGCCTACGCCGGGTTCCGGCGGACGCCGCTCGGGCGCGCGTCGACGCCGGTCTGGAGCCAGACCGCGCTGCACCGGCCCGCCGAGTTCAACAAGAGCCACATCCCCGCGTTCCTCGCCGGGGAAGAGGCCCGCAAGTTCATCTGCGTCTACCCGTTCGTCCGCTCCTACGAGTGGTACCTGCTGCCGGAGAACGAGCGCCGCAAGATGCTCGCCGACCACGGCAAGGAAGCCCGCGACTACCCGGACGTGCGCGCCAACACCGTCGCGTCGTTCGCGCTGGGCGACTACGAGTGGATCCTCGCGTTCGAGGCCGACGAGCTGCACCGGATCGTCGACCTCATGCGCCACCTGCGCGGCACCGAGGCGCGCCTGCACGTGCGCGAAGAGATCCCGTTCTACACCGGCACCCGCGTGCCGCC
This genomic window contains:
- the hemQ gene encoding hydrogen peroxide-dependent heme synthase gives rise to the protein MARVNFSELNDTIRYTTWSVFRIEPGRLGEDRGTAGRETTEYLDGLEAKGVVVRGVYDLSALRADADYMIWWHAEEIEQVQAAYAGFRRTPLGRASTPVWSQTALHRPAEFNKSHIPAFLAGEEARKFICVYPFVRSYEWYLLPENERRKMLADHGKEARDYPDVRANTVASFALGDYEWILAFEADELHRIVDLMRHLRGTEARLHVREEIPFYTGTRVPPAELVAALP